The region TGGGTCCTTGCGGGTGCCACCTCCTTCGTCGTTGCCAATCTCGCAGCACACGGCCGTGCGAtaggctgctgctgcatggcCAAGTTTGGCTGCTGACTGGTAGAGCGAGAAAGCGTGAGCATTATCCGGCTCGCTGCCAAACAGACCACGGCCAAGACAGTCGGCCAAGAAAAACATCGCTtcggggttgttggctttCTCGAGTTTGCGAAGAATCTTGTTGGCATCAACTAAGAATCTTTCGCGTGATCGGGCGCGAGCCTTGGGAtctgggaggttggggacAAGCACGTCCGACGCTTCCACCAGACGTTTGGCGAGACGAAGAGCCGATGCTTGATCGTTTGCATCGTTCTTGATCACTGCTCGAAGGTGTTCAAGTTCTTGTACTGTCACGGGCTCCTCCACGGGCTTTGCTGGAGGTGGGTTACCAGCTGGCTGAGCAGGTGTTTGGTTACCGCCAAACTGACCCTGAGGTTGCTGGGGAGGATAACCTCCTGCAGGCGGTGTGGGCGTGTTGCCTCCATATGGTGGTAtaccgttgttgttgtttacCCCACTATAATTCCTTACCGGTGGAGGACGGTCACTCAAATTCACCATAGATCCAGCCATATGCCCAGGACGGACGGGTGCAGGATGCGAAGGTAGACTGTCACTACTGTTGCCAGTTTGTGTAAGAGGCGACTGTCCTGGCCTGTATGGAGTTGGGCCAGGTGGTAGGTGGCCAGGCCCAGGTGATCCGGTTTGTGATGGACCAGGACCTCGTGAGAAGTTCGGGGGCCCATCGAACGAGCCTTGTTGATGTGGGCCTAGCTGCTGCGGTGGTTGTCTTTGTgtagggagaggagggatatCGCCCGCCATTTCGAACACAGCAGTTTGCGAGTTACGCAGATCAGGCTGAGATTTGGCTCTGCTAACCTCAGGCTGTCGACCCGGCCCGTTTCGAGGCTGCTCTGGTAGTCCATGCTGCATGTGCTGATCAAACGAGTTCcttggctgttgttggcgtATGGATTCAAAGTCTGGGAGTTCTGATCGAGCCAATGCTGATGGTGGGTTCTGAGCCGGATACTCTTCATTGGTGCCATAATAATCGTAAAAGTCATCGACAGACGCAGGACGGTCCTGACCCTGACCCTGACCTGGACCTGGGCCTCCATAACCCGAATCGGGAGGATTCCTGTACTGAGCATCTTGGAAATTGTTCTGAGGTAAAGGAGGGGCGTCGACGGGAGGATAACCTCGCGGTGCGCGCATGCTTTGCGCAGTGCTCGGTCTCTGTAGTATACCGCCCCCACGTCCACCGGGTCCAATCGGCCCGTTATAAGGAGCACTATCAcgccgtggaggaggtccTGGATGGCGCATATCCATTGGTTCTCTTGCGGGCATTGTCATGCTGCGTCCTGGAGGCCCAAAGTTTTCGTCTCCGTATCCACCGGGCTGCTGTCCATAACCATGTCCAAGAGGCCCGGGGGGTCCAGGAGGAGGTCCACGCCGTTGATCGGTATACTCCTGACCACGATGTGGTTGCGGGGGTCCTCGAGGGGGACTCATAGGTCCTCCATACCCATTGGGGGGGCGCATCGGTCCAGGTCCTCGTTGTGGACTGGGACCACTTGGACCCCGTGGTCCTGCTCTTGATCCTCCAGACAGATTGACGCCCTCAATTTGAGCCACAATTTCCTGTTCCTGAGCGAGATCTGACTTTGCGTGAGCTCCTGGGAATGCGGGAAAGGGTCCGTTGCTTCCTCCTGGATTCATTGGTGGTCCCCGATTTGCTTAAGCCTTGTTAGCAAGTGCCAAATCCAGCACATTGGTTAACACTTGATCCTCAACTTACCAGTTGGGTCTGAATTGGGACCCCTTTCAAGCGGGCCAGGACGTCCTTGAGGGGGATAACCTCTCCCAGGGCCTCCCGGACCAGGACCATATCCACCTCCACGAGGAGGATAGgggcctcctcggccgccgccTGGGGCAGGTCTCATAGGTCCGCCTCTTCCGCCTCGCATTGGTGGTCCGCCCCTTCCATAACCATTAGGTCCGTTAGGACCCGGGGATCCATTTGGTCCTGGTTCGTAATAATCTTGCTGCGGGTAGCCTTGGTTCGGCGGAggtcctcctcgtccgtAATTATCGTTGTATTGACCATCATAGCCCTGGTCATAACCGTTTCCGTTCCCATAGTCGTCGTAGCCATAGTCATAGTCCTCTTGATACTGATCAtactgctgttgttgctgaggaggcggCCCATtgtactgctgctgctgtggtggaggaggcccATTGTACTGCTGTGGTCCTCCAGGCCCGGGCGGATATTGTCTTTGCGGCGGCGGTCGTTGCTGCCCAGGTCCTCCACCATACCCTCCTCCAGGTCCTCCTCCATACTGGCCGTTATAGGCCATGCTTGGACACACGCCGAGGGCCTGCCTTTATGCCGTGCTGTGCCGGCGCTCGTCTGTTCCGTCTTTCTATTGCTCGGCTTAGAGCCAGACCAAGACCCTTGAGATTTTGATCCTCAATAATTCTGCGCGGCGATCATAGTATGGCGTCGGTAAAATTATGTCGATATTAACTGCTAGCGAGCTGGCAGTGCGACTTCTACGCAGGTCTGAAGTCGACGGCAACAACGATATGGCGAGTAATTATTTTTAGTAGGAGGGCTTGAGTCGAGTTCGGCCCGCTTGAGCGCTCGTTCGGGGGCGGGGTGACAGATGTCGGCGGCCTCACTAAATCAGATCGCGAGTTCAGACCGGGGCTCGTAGGCAAAGAAACTCGGAGGAGACTGTCGTGCTATTCGCCCAGGTTGTTGCAAGGTGGGATCGGGCTGGAGGTCGTAAAAAAGGAGCAGAGACGAAGGAAGGGTGAACTCTTGAAGTGGCGCTCGTCAAGGAGTGGAATGGCTACAAAGCGGAGCCGGGCGACTGTTTGTAAATATGAAGAAAAATCTATGTTCAAACGCTCTCAGGATGACAGCAGTCAAAATTTTTGGAGACCTGGGCCTGCGGAAAACGATGAGGCAAAGATGGGCAGGGAGGACTGCATTGTGACCCAGTCGAGGTCGCAATAAGCCGTCTTTGCCGCGACAGGAGCCCCCCTCCTTACCACGCTGTAAGTGGTAAAGGTGACGCTCGGGTCGTCAAAAAGGCGGGGCCGAAGGCTGTTACGCTGTGACAGGTTCTGTTTGCATTCATTAGGGGTCTCGGACAGTCGGACCACAGCAAATCAACGGCAGTgcgtcctcctcatcatgtTGTTGTCTACCTACCCTTTACAATCTCAGGTCATCTCGACCAACGACCGCGAGAAGAGGCTGAGCGCTGAGATCTCAACGGCGGGATGAAAGTATCCGGAGAGAAGCCCCATTCTAACGGCGCCTATTCTCCAGACCCGTTCGCTTGATCCCGGCATTAGAGGACCCCGCTAAGGTCCGCCACCAGGGCATTTTCCACCTCGCCAAGCTCCTGTGCTGAGATGAGGAAACATGAAACAGCGATGCTTGTCGCCAAGTTGATTGAGAACAGTGCTATTTCTTgagtggtgaggttggttgCAACTCTGTGTGCAGGCAAGGCAATCAAGTATTAAGCAGGAGAACGGCGAGGTACGTGTATCGAACCCATCAACTACTCTTATAAACATGGTATATATGTATGGTCTCTGCTGCTCGATAACCAGGTCAGTTTTGAACTCCGGACGCGGAGTCGGGTTAATTTTCCTACGGAGTATTCTGCGCCTTTGCATAGTCTGGCCGTAGATCTGTCAATGTGTTGTCGAATGTTATCGTAACACATAACACTCTGCGGCGGCTAAGTTGTCAGAGTGGCGAGCATGTTGCCAGGCCCACTGGCCACATCACTAAGGAGCACAGCAATGAGATTAAGTACACTGAAGGAGAACCTGTGGAACTTCTTTGGCTCGGATCTTCTACTGCTTGACTGGCTCACTGGATAGGATGATATCAACCGCCGTACATGAATCCGACCCTCGCCCGTGACCAGTGACGACATCGACATTCTAAGCCTGGGCCCAagacatcaacaacacatTCTCCGGCATGGCGTTGAGGCTTCGAGAACGCAAAGTTCCTTGTCTTTTCCGCCTGACATCCGAGATTGTTTTTAAAGGTGCCGGGGTAGGTGTTTCAGAAGCTGTTGAGCTTGTCATCAGCAAGCTTTGGTAACATCCGTGCTACCTTGTAAGGTTCGCTCACCTAGGTGAGGCAAAGGTTTAGCGCTATTATTCGAAGGCTCTCGACGATGATCGAGTACGGCGAAGATGCCTTGTGGCCAATGCTTGTCATTTGTGCCATTGAATGAAAGGAGACATGTTGAGTTCGAGCTTGTAATTGGACTTCGGGACTCCAAAGGGGCAATCAACACAAGACTTACAAGACTTTGGTTGGACGAATTAGGACCCAAAGCCGCCCTGGGGTTGGCTGTGCCTCTTCTGCAGGAGAGAAGGGAGTTGCCGCGGTCGTCCGTCCCCATTTGGCCTGCTGCTACCCTCCGTCAGCCGCAACGATCGGTCGCCCGGTTGCCTCCGTGGATGAGTGAAGGGTTGAAGATCTCATGTTGAGTGAGTTGAAAGAAAAGTGGGCAGCTGGCGGCTACTGACCACCAAACTTCTTTGCCAAGACTCCGAAGACAGAACAGCTGGTCCGAGCTTCAGAGAAACAATTCTGCCACTTCTTGCCGCCTTGGATTGACCTCATCCATGAGCCAGCATCATAGAGAGCCTCCAAGCGTCTCATATTGAATCTTATAAGTCGAGGTCGTCAACGTCACTTTCCCCGTCAATATATACGGTTTTACCATTGTTTCTTGCACATTCCGACTCTTGAGCCACTATTCCGCGAAGCTTTTGGATTCAACCTTCAAGATGGGCAAGGTCAACTGGTGGCTATGGACCAAAATGCTTGTGGCGTAAGCTATTACTTACCTTCGTAAAAGTAGAAGACGACTGACAAGCTTTAATAGCGGAGGGGGTGTTATTTGGGGTGGTCCAGCTCTCGTTAGATATCTTCAACCGACAGACGAAGAGCTCTTCCAGAAGTACAACCCGGAGCTTCAAAAGCGcagcttggagaggaggtaTGAACGTGAGAAGGAGTTTGACGACTTTGTGGTCAAGCTGAAGGAGCAGGCGAAATCCGATAAGCCGAGTAAGCAAGGGCTCATTTCTCCGTGTGCAGGTAGAAAGCTCATATGGTGTGTTCTGTAGTCTGGATTCTTCAagcggaggaagagaaggccAATGCCACCAACATGGCTAGACAGCAGAAGCTCACTGAAAGTTTGAGACTTGCCGAGGAAGTCAAGGCAAGAAAAGAGGCCATGAGAAAAGAGGCAGGACTGCCAGTGGATTCGGGCAAGCAAGGCAAGTAAAACACATGCAACAAACTCACCTCAGCTGTGGCCAAAAGGATGGTCCTTGTATAGTACTTGTACATGTATAGAAAGGGTATTGCTTAGAGAGGCGTCTGGGCAGTTAGTTTTCTAGTATCTCACATTCGGCGCAAATTATTACATTGACTCGCGGGTATTGGCTATTCGTAGTATTACATACACAGCTCTTCTCATGAATTTTGAAATGTCTGCCAGTGGCTGGTGATCGTGGCTCATCATCCGAACTTGCTCTTGCAACCCTTCGGCTCGGTCagcgggtggtgagggtcAGGTCAATAAGCTCAGAAGTGGGGTAAAAGTTATTGCGGGAGCGAAAAATTCGGGCAGGGCCTGGCGCACACAATTTCTCCAACCACCGACGCCGCTACGAGGATAGAGACTTTGCGAGCTTATCACGATACCCCCGGAGATTCCACGGACCCGAAAATCATCGATTGAAAGAGTACGTTCTCCTGGCTGATTTTCGAGTGGAAAATCGCCCAGAATGGCGGTGCTAGAGGGCTATCAGGGTGCATCTCTGCAGCTTTTGTGTGccgcccaaccccaaaacccttGCCCAGACTGACTGGATCAATTATAGCTCGACATCACCGAGTCTCTTCTGACCATCTCTCGttttctccaccaccacttttCTTGATAGACAACATGGCGGATGTTCAGGAACGCCTCAAGAAGCTCGGTGCTTCCGCTCGTATCGGTATGTTGGATTGTCCCTCCGTCCCTCCCTCATTGTCAAAATGAGTCGTCACCCCGCACTTGGACCGATCGGCTAACCCACCTTTCCTTGACAGGGTATGTTTAGATGCGAATTCTTCCATTCtgtcgacgacaacaacaacgatgaCGAACTCGATTCTAACATGTATCTGTGACGAATAGTGGCAAGGGTACTCCCCGGAGAAAGGTCAAGCGTGCGCCTGCCCGCTCCGCCGGCGATGACAAGAAGCTCCAGGCTTccctcaagaagctcaatGTCCAGCCCATCCAGGCCATTGAGGAGGTGAACATGTTCAAGAGCGACGGTAACGTCATCCACTTCGCCGCTCCCAAGGGTCCGTCACTCCGATACCAGATAATGGGAAGGGATATGAGGTACTAACTGGCAATAGTTCATGCCGCCGTCCCCGCTAACACCTTCGCCATCTACGGCAACGGTGAGGATAAGGAGCTGACTGAGCTCGTTCCCGGGATCCTTAACCAGCTCGGCCCCGACTCTCTCGCCTCCCTCCGCAAGCTCGCCGAGAGCTACCAGAACCTGCAGAAGGGCGAGAAggctgacgaggaggatgatatCCCCGACCTCGTTGCTGGCGAGAACTTCGAGAACAAGGTCGAGTAAGATGTTGTCGATACCAAAATCTAAATACCTTACTACGAAATTCTGGTCATCCTGCCTTGTCCCCACCCCAAGTTTATGATGAGGAATAGGGAAGTGATTTTGCGCTTGCGATAATGGATGGCGGCGTCTACGGTTCTTCGTAGCATTCAGGCTCCAAACTCAAAGAAAGTTTCGGCCAAGGGAGGGATAAAATCAAAGAAATGGACATTTGACGGTCCCCCCAAACACTCGAGTTCCAATACGGCAGAAACAATGGGACTGTGTAAAGCAATAGGGTGaagtgatggtggtgccgtGTTTGGTAGTATGCCACGGAGTAGCTCACTTAGCTAGACTGGTACACGCAATAGTATCTCGCCTGAAGTTGACGAACTGGGACTCTGCGTAAGTTCTCTTAGATTATAGGCGAAACCCGCCGTCCCCTGTGTTCCTCACCCAGCCCTTCAAAGCTTCCCCtctgacctcctccttgaccttcctCCTAGATTGCAACAACACACATTGCTCTTTTACCTCATCATACGTCCCTCTTTTCAGCTCTTTGAGGAGCTCCCCTTCCGGGCCATGAAGaccctccgccacctccacaGCCAAACGCCACATCTTCATGCGGGAGACCGCACTCGCACCCTTGATATCAAATGCTTTCCGGCCCTGAAGTACTCCTCCTATTatcccctcttccacctcctcgttGTAAGTCCAACAAACAGCCAGATTGGAGGGTGAGATCTTGTCACTTCTTGCCGTCACCGTCCGCTTGGAGTAGTCAAACTCATGTTGAGTTGTCTCAATTTTGAATGGTGACGTCTTGTAACCCTCAGCCCAGGTCGGGGGTTTGGTTGTAAGGCAGGACATCCTTCCCGGCGGGGAGGAGTCAAAGTCGAAGCCGTAACATCTTGTACAGCCCGTCTCTGAGTATTGCGACTCTGAGAGGACTAAGGAAGTCAAGTAGACGTTcttgggggagatgaggagggaggtgagggaggataAGAGTGAGGTGCATTGCTTGAGTGCGATTTTGTCGGAGCAGGATTTGGAGTTTGTGGGGGGTGCGTCCGGGCGGGAGGGTTTGCGGCGGACGATGCCTAGGTGGGAGAAGTAGCCTCTTCCGAGGAGTTGACCGTCTGGTTGTTCAAAAAGGAGGATTGGTGATGACCAGGGGGTTGAGTCGTGTTGGGAGGCCATGGTTAGTTCCATGGAGCTATCGCCGCCTAGGTTTGGGTTGTTAGTTGAGACGGTGAAGGGGGCAGGGGGGACGGACAGGGTGCTTCGGAGCAGTACATGTGGAGGGATACGTCTGGGCGCCAAATGAATGGTGGgagtgatgaagaggaggtccGGCAGAGGAAGTCTGATGTGAAGGTGCTGTCTAGAGTGAGGCGTTTGCACTCATCGAGGATGAAGCGATTGAACGCGCGGAGAGCGAGGACCTCAGCGTGCCAATCGTGAATGGCTACGCCGTTGGCTTGGGGGACCTTGGAAGCTGGGAGGCATTTCATGCCGGTTCTGGGTCCGTGTTAGTGAGGCAAGGGTACGATTCGGGACCAAAGTAGAGAGCTTACGCCAGGGCTACACATTTCAGAAACGCTGGGCCTTGAGAAGAGACATGAGAATCAGATATCTGGTATAACCATAAAGAGATATGTGAATGAAGCAACCTTTGGCA is a window of Podospora pseudopauciseta strain CBS 411.78 chromosome 1, whole genome shotgun sequence DNA encoding:
- a CDS encoding hypothetical protein (EggNog:ENOG503NWWI; COG:M; COG:O; COG:T), with protein sequence MAYNGQYGGGPGGGYGGGPGQQRPPPQRQYPPGPGGPQQYNGPPPPQQQQYNGPPPQQQQQYDQYQEDYDYGYDDYGNGNGYDQGYDGQYNDNYGRGGPPPNQGYPQQDYYEPGPNGSPGPNGPNGYGRGGPPMRGGRGGPMRPAPGGGRGGPYPPRGGGYGPGPGGPGRGYPPQGRPGPLERGPNSDPTANRGPPMNPGGSNGPFPAFPGAHAKSDLAQEQEIVAQIEGVNLSGGSRAGPRGPSGPSPQRGPGPMRPPNGYGGPMSPPRGPPQPHRGQEYTDQRRGPPPGPPGPLGHGYGQQPGGYGDENFGPPGRSMTMPAREPMDMRHPGPPPRRDSAPYNGPIGPGGRGGGILQRPSTAQSMRAPRGYPPVDAPPLPQNNFQDAQYRNPPDSGYGGPGPGQGQGQDRPASVDDFYDYYGTNEEYPAQNPPSALARSELPDFESIRQQQPRNSFDQHMQHGLPEQPRNGPGRQPEVSRAKSQPDLRNSQTAVFEMAGDIPPLPTQRQPPQQLGPHQQGSFDGPPNFSRGPGPSQTGSPGPGHLPPGPTPYRPGQSPLTQTGNSSDSLPSHPAPVRPGHMAGSMVNLSDRPPPVRNYSGVNNNNGIPPYGGNTPTPPAGGYPPQQPQGQFGGNQTPAQPAGNPPPAKPVEEPVTVQELEHLRAVIKNDANDQASALRLAKRLVEASDVLVPNLPDPKARARSRERFLVDANKILRKLEKANNPEAMFFLADCLGRGLFGSEPDNAHAFSLYQSAAKLGHAAAAYRTAVCCEIGNDEGGGTRKDPVKAFQWYKRAATLGDTPAMYKVGMILLKGLLGQPRNPREAISWLKRAAERADAENPHALHELALLYESAEPNDVIIRDEAYAFQLFKQAAELGYKFSQFRLGCCYEYGLLGCPIDPRMSIMWYSRAAMQEEHQSELCLSGWYLTGSEGVLQQSDTEAYLWARKAAMAGLAKAEYAMGYFTEVGIGVQANMEDAKRWYWRAAAQDFPKARQRLEDLKRSGKNSQPRARERISRSKVGKQQEGECLVM
- the cbp4 gene encoding Assembly factor cbp4 (EggNog:ENOG503P5A6; COG:U) gives rise to the protein MGKVNWWLWTKMLVAGGGVIWGGPALVRYLQPTDEELFQKYNPELQKRSLERRYEREKEFDDFVVKLKEQAKSDKPIWILQAEEEKANATNMARQQKLTESLRLAEEVKARKEAMRKEAGLPVDSGKQGK
- the EGD1 gene encoding Nascent polypeptide-associated complex subunit beta (EggNog:ENOG503P2BQ; COG:K; BUSCO:EOG092653SU) translates to MADVQERLKKLGASARIGGKGTPRRKVKRAPARSAGDDKKLQASLKKLNVQPIQAIEEVNMFKSDGNVIHFAAPKVHAAVPANTFAIYGNGEDKELTELVPGILNQLGPDSLASLRKLAESYQNLQKGEKADEEDDIPDLVAGENFENKVE
- a CDS encoding hypothetical protein (COG:A; EggNog:ENOG503NXM6; BUSCO:EOG09263CG2), which codes for MAVTADEVANVVLSEFKKLPAKRKPTVRGNGFHEWVPLSGIVAKGPAFLKCVALATGMKCLPASKVPQANGVAIHDWHAEVLALRAFNRFILDECKRLTLDSTFTSDFLCRTSSSSLPPFIWRPDVSLHMYCSEAPCGDSSMELTMASQHDSTPWSSPILLFEQPDGQLLGRGYFSHLGIVRRKPSRPDAPPTNSKSCSDKIALKQCTSLLSSLTSLLISPKNVYLTSLVLSESQYSETGCTRCYGFDFDSSPPGRMSCLTTKPPTWAEGYKTSPFKIETTQHEFDYSKRTVTARSDKISPSNLAVCWTYNEEVEEGIIGGVLQGRKAFDIKGASAVSRMKMWRLAVEVAEGLHGPEGELLKELKRGTYDEVKEQCVLLQSRRKVKEEVRGEALKGWVRNTGDGGFRL